The following are from one region of the Pseudomonas putida genome:
- the gatA gene encoding Asp-tRNA(Asn)/Glu-tRNA(Gln) amidotransferase subunit GatA: MHQLTLAEIARGLADKSFSSEELTGALLARIKQLDPQINSFISVTEELALGQARAADARRAAGETGALLGAPIAHKDLFCTNGVRTSCGSKMLDNFKAPYDATVVAKLAEAGMVTLGKTNMDEFAMGSANESSYYGAVKNPWNLEHVPGGSSGGSAAAVAARLLPATTGTDTGGSIRQPAALTNLTGLKPTYGRVSRWGMIAYASSLDQGGPLARTAEDCALLLQGMAGFDAKDSTSIEEPVPDYSANLNASLQGLRIGLPKEYFGAGLDPRIADLVQASVKELEKLGAVVKEISLPNMQHAIPAYYVIAPAEASSNLSRFDGVRFGYRCENPKDLTDLYKRSRGEGFGVEVQRRIMVGTYALSAGYYDAYYVKAQQIRRLIKNDFMAAFNDVDLILGPTTPNPAWKLGAKSSDPVAAYLEDVYTITANLAGLPGLSMPAGFVDGLPVGVQLLAPYFQEGRLLNVAHRYQQVTDWHTRAPNGF, from the coding sequence ATGCATCAATTGACCCTGGCCGAGATCGCCCGCGGACTCGCCGACAAGTCGTTTTCCTCCGAAGAGCTGACCGGCGCCCTGCTGGCGCGCATCAAGCAGCTCGACCCACAGATCAACAGCTTCATCAGCGTCACCGAAGAGCTGGCCCTGGGCCAGGCGCGTGCCGCCGACGCCCGTCGCGCCGCTGGCGAAACCGGCGCGCTGCTGGGTGCCCCGATCGCCCACAAGGACCTGTTCTGCACCAACGGCGTACGCACCAGCTGCGGCTCGAAGATGCTCGACAACTTCAAGGCGCCGTACGACGCCACCGTGGTTGCCAAGCTGGCCGAAGCCGGCATGGTCACCCTGGGCAAGACCAACATGGACGAATTCGCCATGGGTTCGGCCAACGAATCCAGCTACTACGGCGCGGTGAAGAACCCATGGAACCTCGAGCACGTTCCGGGCGGCTCGTCGGGTGGTTCGGCCGCAGCAGTGGCTGCGCGCCTGCTGCCAGCCACCACCGGCACCGACACCGGCGGTTCGATCCGCCAACCGGCGGCACTGACCAACCTTACCGGCCTCAAGCCGACCTACGGCCGCGTGTCGCGCTGGGGCATGATCGCCTATGCCTCCAGCCTCGACCAGGGCGGCCCGCTGGCCCGCACTGCCGAAGACTGCGCCCTGCTGCTGCAAGGCATGGCCGGTTTCGACGCCAAGGACTCCACCAGCATCGAAGAGCCGGTGCCGGACTACAGCGCCAACCTGAATGCTTCGCTGCAGGGTCTGCGCATCGGCCTGCCGAAGGAGTATTTCGGTGCCGGCCTCGACCCACGCATCGCCGACCTGGTACAGGCCAGCGTCAAGGAGCTGGAAAAGCTCGGCGCGGTGGTCAAGGAAATCAGCCTGCCGAACATGCAGCATGCCATCCCGGCCTACTACGTGATCGCCCCCGCTGAAGCCTCGTCCAACCTGTCGCGTTTCGACGGCGTGCGTTTCGGCTACCGCTGCGAAAACCCGAAAGACCTGACCGACCTGTACAAGCGTTCGCGTGGCGAAGGCTTCGGTGTCGAAGTGCAGCGCCGCATCATGGTCGGTACCTACGCCCTGTCGGCCGGCTACTACGACGCCTACTACGTGAAGGCGCAACAGATCCGCCGCCTGATCAAGAACGACTTCATGGCCGCTTTCAACGACGTCGACCTGATCCTCGGGCCGACCACGCCGAACCCGGCCTGGAAGCTCGGCGCCAAGAGCAGCGACCCGGTCGCCGCCTACCTGGAAGACGTCTACACCATCACCGCCAACCTGGCGGGCCTGCCGGGCCTGTCGATGCCGGCCGGCTTCGTCGATGGCCTGCCGGTCGGCGTGCAACTGCTGGCGCCCTACTTCCAGGAAGGCCGCCTGCTCAACGTCGCGCACCGCTACCAGCAAGTGACCGACTGGCACACCCGCGCCCCCAACGGCTTCTGA
- the gatC gene encoding Asp-tRNA(Asn)/Glu-tRNA(Gln) amidotransferase subunit GatC — MALERCDVEKIAHLARLGLNDGELPRITDALNSILGLVDQMQAVDTTGIEPLAHPLEASQRLRPDQVTESNQRDAYQAIAPSTESGLYLVPKVIE, encoded by the coding sequence ATGGCGCTTGAACGCTGCGATGTGGAAAAGATCGCCCATCTGGCCCGTCTGGGCCTGAATGATGGCGAACTGCCACGCATTACTGACGCACTGAACAGCATTCTCGGGCTGGTCGACCAGATGCAAGCGGTCGACACTACTGGCATCGAGCCACTGGCCCACCCCCTGGAGGCCAGCCAGCGCCTGCGTCCCGACCAGGTCACCGAAAGCAACCAGCGCGACGCCTACCAGGCCATCGCGCCGTCGACCGAAAGCGGTCTGTACCTGGTTCCCAAAGTCATCGAGTAA